One segment of Paenibacillus rhizovicinus DNA contains the following:
- a CDS encoding AraC family transcriptional regulator, with protein sequence MADEVSYAIPLQQLQRLIMQPIRIGGLTTMLLDALSAEHEMDWAHPPHRHPWYEFNYVSEGRLYTTSAGVDFKIEAGQAYLIPPGVVHSHRHLPGESDDGFCLRWQIVQEESYSGVRMAEEAEFMQCFSLVRPYALKPEIVAGLLCLRPDMSLLALQTAFANWLTGLFEDWRAASALPQVKSQDPGDLVVRQTMLFLHAYYANELRVQDIATALHVSYRNLARLFRKQTGLTVVEQLNDIRVRQAKKLLLETDMPMKQIALAVGLKNEYYFSTLFKQIAMTTPSDFRGLRGEARDRSVSK encoded by the coding sequence TTGGCGGACGAAGTTTCTTATGCGATACCGCTGCAACAGCTGCAGCGGCTCATTATGCAGCCGATTCGGATCGGCGGGCTTACGACCATGTTATTGGATGCGCTTTCAGCGGAGCATGAGATGGATTGGGCGCATCCGCCTCATCGTCATCCCTGGTATGAATTCAATTATGTATCGGAGGGTCGGCTCTACACGACGTCGGCTGGCGTTGACTTCAAGATCGAAGCCGGACAAGCGTATCTGATTCCTCCGGGCGTCGTTCATTCGCATCGGCACTTGCCGGGAGAATCGGACGACGGCTTTTGCCTGCGATGGCAGATCGTGCAGGAAGAAAGCTATTCGGGGGTCAGGATGGCGGAAGAAGCGGAGTTTATGCAATGTTTTTCGCTCGTGCGGCCCTACGCGCTTAAACCGGAGATCGTTGCGGGGCTGCTCTGCCTTCGGCCGGATATGAGTCTGCTTGCCCTACAGACGGCTTTCGCGAATTGGTTGACGGGCTTGTTCGAAGACTGGCGCGCCGCTTCGGCATTGCCGCAGGTGAAATCGCAGGATCCAGGCGATCTTGTCGTCCGGCAGACGATGCTGTTCTTGCATGCGTACTACGCGAATGAGCTTCGCGTGCAGGATATCGCTACGGCGCTGCATGTCAGCTATCGGAATTTGGCTAGGCTGTTCCGGAAGCAGACCGGTTTAACGGTCGTCGAGCAATTGAACGACATCCGCGTGCGGCAGGCGAAGAAGCTGCTGCTGGAAACGGATATGCCGATGAAACAGATCGCGCTGGCCGTAGGATTGAAGAACGAGTATTATTTCTCGACGTTGTTTAAGCAAATCGCAATGACGACGCCATCGGACTTCCGCGGCCTTCGGGGAGAAGCACGCGATCGAAGCGTTAGCAAATAA
- a CDS encoding D-sedoheptulose-7-phosphate isomerase: protein MHPILRSMVKRYPELTACIQDAEQAYELLVDSYKGGGKLLACGNGGSASDSEHIVGEMMKGFMSKRPVPASFRDTLTRLFPDDGELLADRLQGALPAISLVSHSALMTAFANDVSAETVFAQQVYGYGRAGDVLIGLSTSGNSLNVVRAMQVASALGVRTIGLTGRDGGLLKELCDVTIRVPHERTPDIQERHLPIYHALCMMVKEAFFGT from the coding sequence ATGCATCCCATATTACGATCGATGGTCAAACGGTATCCGGAGCTTACAGCTTGCATTCAGGATGCGGAACAGGCATATGAGCTTCTCGTAGATAGTTACAAAGGCGGCGGCAAGCTGCTGGCGTGCGGCAATGGCGGCAGCGCCTCGGATAGCGAGCACATCGTCGGCGAAATGATGAAGGGTTTCATGTCAAAGCGGCCCGTGCCGGCAAGCTTTCGGGATACGTTGACACGTCTTTTCCCGGATGACGGCGAGCTGTTGGCCGACCGCCTTCAGGGAGCGCTGCCGGCGATTTCGCTGGTCAGCCACTCGGCGTTGATGACCGCGTTCGCCAACGACGTCAGCGCGGAAACGGTATTCGCCCAGCAGGTGTATGGCTACGGCCGCGCCGGGGATGTGTTGATCGGGCTCAGCACATCCGGCAATTCGTTGAATGTCGTTCGCGCGATGCAGGTGGCTAGTGCGCTTGGCGTTCGCACGATCGGGTTGACCGGCCGCGATGGCGGCTTGCTGAAGGAATTGTGCGACGTTACGATTCGAGTTCCGCATGAGCGGACGCCGGATATACAGGAACGGCATTTGCCGATTTACCATGCGCTCTGCATGATGGTGAAGGAGGCGTTCTTCGGGACATGA
- a CDS encoding ROK family protein has product MKLLAGVDIGGTKCAVSLGKLNGSGGIDIVVKVKMATPPSPEAAIEQLIQALEDVASQHPEGQLAAVGISCGGPLDSRRGLILSPPNLPGWDAVDIVTPFTGRFGVPAALQNDANACALAEWNWGAGQGCRNMIFLTFGTGMGAGLILNGALYAGTNDMAGEVGHMRLEPAGPVGYGKAGSFEGFCSGGGIAQLAQHMARRALDAGDRPSFCQTYEELPLLSAENVGRAAELGDPLAQDIYRLSARKLGQTLAVLVDVLNPEKIVIGSIYGRQKAIMEPYMRAELERESLPLSLSVCEVVQAGLGEAIGDYASLSVALNDLIEKGEDV; this is encoded by the coding sequence ATGAAGCTGTTAGCCGGAGTGGATATCGGAGGAACGAAATGCGCGGTCAGTCTGGGAAAGTTGAACGGCAGCGGTGGAATCGACATTGTCGTCAAGGTGAAAATGGCCACGCCGCCTTCGCCGGAAGCCGCGATCGAGCAATTGATTCAGGCCCTTGAGGATGTAGCGAGCCAGCATCCCGAAGGTCAGCTGGCCGCGGTCGGCATTAGCTGCGGCGGACCGCTCGACAGCCGGCGGGGGCTGATCCTTTCGCCGCCGAACTTGCCGGGCTGGGACGCGGTCGATATCGTGACGCCGTTCACCGGACGTTTCGGCGTTCCGGCCGCGCTCCAGAACGATGCCAACGCCTGCGCGTTAGCGGAATGGAATTGGGGGGCGGGGCAAGGATGCCGCAACATGATATTTCTGACCTTCGGCACGGGCATGGGCGCGGGGTTGATATTGAACGGCGCGCTCTATGCCGGAACGAACGACATGGCCGGTGAGGTCGGCCATATGCGGCTTGAACCGGCTGGCCCCGTCGGATACGGGAAGGCGGGTTCCTTTGAAGGCTTTTGCAGCGGAGGCGGTATCGCGCAGTTGGCGCAGCATATGGCGCGCCGCGCTTTGGATGCGGGAGACAGGCCGTCCTTTTGCCAGACCTATGAGGAGCTTCCGCTATTGAGCGCAGAGAACGTGGGACGCGCGGCAGAACTTGGCGATCCGCTCGCTCAAGACATCTACCGCTTATCGGCGCGGAAGCTCGGACAGACGCTGGCGGTGCTGGTGGATGTGCTGAACCCTGAGAAAATCGTGATCGGCAGCATTTACGGACGCCAGAAAGCAATTATGGAACCTTATATGCGGGCTGAGCTGGAACGGGAATCACTCCCGCTGTCCTTGTCCGTGTGCGAGGTGGTGCAAGCAGGGCTGGGCGAAGCGATCGGCGATTACGCGAGTTTGTCGGTGGCCTTGAATGATTTAATCGAGAAGGGTGAGGACGTCTAA
- a CDS encoding alpha-mannosidase yields MEMQNRIHLIGNAHLDPVWLWQWQEGYAEIKATFRSALDRLNEFPDFVFTRSCAAYYRWIEENAPEMFEEIKSRVAEGRWVIVGGWWIQPDCNLPSGESFARHSLYGQRYFHDRFGVTAKVGYNVDSFGHNGMLPQLLKKSGMDYYVFMRPDKNEKELERNLFWWESEDGSRVMAYRLSEAYLTNRGHSIEEKVLRHDAMAQQDGHAHMTFYGVGNHGGGPTISNLRTIEAMQTKYGEEHVVLSSPNRYFAELAAAGPELPVVKDEMQMHAIGCYSTHSESKENNRRAEHRLLNAEKFSAMANQLVGLPYPKEKLQLAWENVMFNQFHDIMGGCSIREAFQDAREAYGEALNIGAKTLNAALQRLSWSINTMKPEVKSLSKEKDWLSWEHADVGTPFVVFNPLSWDVELPVTANRRFASITDDEGNAVPIQTVRASRTNGEDKWDTLFMARIPAMGYRVYWCFMTKELPAPAIASPVEAVSCVLENAFLRVEIQKHTGYISRLVDKRTNAEMLSGPGAVPVIIDEHHSDTWGHGLHSYRDLIGYFSDAEVKVLEEGPLRGTIRVTSRYNGSVLRQDFILHHHAAELQVKVQLDWREKHKMLKLSFPVAVEQPEAVSEIPYGHIQRKANGREVPGQQWIDVSGLAVESDDGRRGLAILNNAKYGYDVLENEARMTVVRSPIFADHYGVRDELVEFMDQGMQEFAYSLVPHDGGWQDAGIVRKAYELNVPPTTVWETYHEGPLSQKLDGLAISSEQIVSTAFKQAEDGDGWILRCYETSGRSAETSIELPLLNRTWSSRFGKCEIKTFHIPFDETLPVREVNLVEFPCGD; encoded by the coding sequence ATGGAAATGCAGAATCGTATCCATCTGATCGGCAATGCGCATCTAGACCCCGTTTGGTTATGGCAGTGGCAGGAGGGCTATGCAGAAATCAAGGCGACGTTCCGATCGGCGCTCGACCGGCTGAACGAATTTCCGGACTTCGTCTTCACGCGTTCCTGCGCGGCTTATTACCGCTGGATCGAAGAGAATGCGCCGGAGATGTTCGAAGAAATCAAGAGCCGTGTGGCCGAAGGCCGCTGGGTCATCGTCGGAGGCTGGTGGATTCAGCCGGATTGCAACCTGCCTTCGGGGGAGTCTTTTGCCCGGCACAGTTTGTATGGTCAGCGGTACTTCCATGATCGGTTCGGCGTGACGGCCAAGGTCGGCTACAACGTCGATTCGTTCGGACATAACGGCATGCTGCCTCAACTGCTGAAGAAAAGCGGCATGGATTACTATGTATTCATGCGTCCGGATAAAAACGAGAAGGAGCTGGAACGCAATTTGTTCTGGTGGGAATCGGAGGACGGCAGCCGCGTGATGGCCTACCGGTTGTCGGAAGCGTATTTGACGAACCGGGGACATTCCATCGAGGAGAAGGTGCTCAGGCACGACGCGATGGCGCAGCAGGACGGACATGCGCACATGACGTTCTACGGCGTCGGCAATCATGGAGGCGGACCGACGATCTCGAACTTGCGCACCATTGAAGCGATGCAAACGAAATACGGCGAGGAGCATGTCGTGCTGAGCTCTCCGAACCGATATTTCGCAGAGCTTGCGGCTGCGGGGCCGGAGCTGCCGGTCGTCAAAGACGAGATGCAAATGCATGCGATCGGCTGTTACTCCACGCATTCGGAATCCAAAGAAAACAACCGCCGGGCAGAACATCGGCTCCTGAATGCGGAGAAGTTCTCGGCAATGGCGAACCAGCTTGTCGGGCTTCCTTATCCGAAAGAAAAGCTGCAGCTGGCGTGGGAGAACGTCATGTTCAACCAATTCCATGATATTATGGGCGGCTGCAGTATCCGCGAGGCGTTCCAGGACGCAAGGGAAGCATACGGAGAAGCATTGAATATCGGCGCCAAAACATTGAACGCCGCGCTGCAAAGGCTTTCGTGGTCAATTAATACGATGAAGCCGGAAGTGAAATCGCTGAGCAAAGAGAAGGATTGGCTGTCGTGGGAGCATGCGGATGTCGGTACGCCGTTCGTCGTATTCAATCCGTTATCTTGGGACGTCGAGCTGCCGGTTACGGCAAACCGCCGCTTCGCGAGCATTACGGACGACGAAGGGAATGCCGTGCCCATTCAGACCGTGCGCGCATCACGTACGAACGGCGAAGATAAATGGGATACGCTGTTCATGGCTCGTATTCCGGCGATGGGCTACCGGGTATACTGGTGCTTCATGACGAAAGAGCTTCCGGCACCGGCAATCGCATCGCCTGTTGAAGCGGTATCGTGTGTGCTGGAGAATGCGTTCTTGCGCGTGGAAATTCAGAAGCATACGGGCTATATCTCCCGTCTGGTGGACAAACGGACGAACGCGGAAATGCTCAGCGGTCCGGGAGCCGTGCCTGTCATCATCGATGAGCATCATAGCGATACGTGGGGACACGGTCTTCATAGTTACCGCGATTTGATCGGCTATTTCAGCGATGCGGAGGTGAAGGTGCTGGAGGAGGGGCCGCTGCGCGGAACGATTCGCGTCACGAGCCGGTACAACGGATCCGTGCTTCGGCAAGATTTTATTCTCCATCATCATGCAGCGGAACTGCAGGTCAAGGTTCAACTCGACTGGCGGGAGAAGCACAAGATGCTCAAGCTGTCGTTCCCGGTCGCCGTGGAGCAGCCGGAAGCGGTATCGGAGATTCCGTACGGTCATATTCAGCGGAAGGCCAACGGCCGCGAAGTTCCGGGCCAGCAGTGGATCGACGTTAGCGGCCTGGCGGTGGAATCGGATGACGGGCGGCGCGGCCTGGCGATTTTGAACAATGCCAAATACGGCTACGATGTACTGGAGAACGAAGCGAGAATGACCGTGGTGCGCAGTCCGATCTTCGCCGACCATTACGGAGTACGTGACGAACTTGTGGAGTTCATGGACCAAGGAATGCAGGAATTCGCGTATTCGCTCGTGCCGCATGACGGCGGCTGGCAGGATGCCGGCATCGTGCGCAAAGCGTACGAATTGAACGTCCCGCCGACGACGGTATGGGAAACGTATCATGAAGGTCCGCTGTCGCAGAAGCTGGATGGCCTAGCAATATCGTCGGAGCAAATCGTGTCCACCGCGTTCAAACAGGCCGAGGACGGCGATGGCTGGATCCTTCGCTGCTACGAGACGTCGGGACGTTCGGCCGAAACGTCGATCGAGCTTCCGCTGCTGAATCGCACGTGGTCCAGCCGGTTCGGCAAATGCGAAATCAAGACGTTCCATATCCCGTTCGACGAGACGCTTCCGGTCCGGGAAGTGAATTTGGTTGAGTTTCCGTGCGGGGATTGA
- a CDS encoding family 78 glycoside hydrolase catalytic domain, translating into MWQAAWIWAQGEISPRNEWRCFRKTFTCEETDNPGTATKLKLTADSRYVLYVNGTQVGRGPVRAFPSNLPYDEYDIGYLLKRGEENVIAVLVLHYGLATFQYLRGRGGLLLQVDRCTETNDSGGTNDSGETTTIVRTDASWQTAPHGAYDTTSQRISCQLAFTERFDSRVWDEGWKLAGFDASSWEQAAIIGEPGMAPWTTLSPRPIPYLTEEPIYPARVEEMNFVKPVPWSAAFDLRTILVPESVNNANPVTLIGFLATVVTMAADGELTIGSVDNGRMPLRVSLDGQWCPDEAYYGESPQQFVKVILGAGEHLLLLDLNRGMHGHAYHLGIDSDVTFELRSPLAAADGGFGERAGTEGSHDMTVPFAAVGPFGWAEHIDHQPEQHVDRNPAVYEEIKSVATLQRLLADYLAWIRPIEPQLYHTADVYSQTAWRVVDQPQPMPASLQRAVLASSDPGVIPLHPELDTEILIDFGRELTGYLAFELDAGEGTIVDFYGFEYMRDGWRQYTYELDNTLRYTCREGRQSYVSVVRRGLRYLAVTVRGASRPVKLYDAKLLQSNFPVSNAGTFQSSNAMLNEIWRISRDTTRMCMEDTFVDCPAFEQTFWVGDARNASLINYYAFGSTEIVERILRLVPESAFQSPLYGDQVPSGWSSVIPNWTFFWVTACLEHYHYTGNTAFAREMWPHVRFTLEHYLEKIDDRGLFKYKGWNLLDWAGFEQPGDGIVAPQNMFLVKALRDAGQLAAAADDTAVQARFEASADALRDAINANLWDESRQAYLDCIHVDGSPSATTSMQSQVVASLCGIPDEARSEVLQRYIVEPPASFVQIGSPFMSFFYHEALTRLGLQDVMTRDIVKEYGAMVDKGATTVWEVYAGSLSLNDNMLTRSHCHAWSAGPVFFLGSEVLGVRGITPGWTKVRIAPHPSGLLWARGSVPLPGSGRIDVSWELDEAARIVKMRVVAPAAVELDIIAPDGYSLELNQVAIG; encoded by the coding sequence ATGTGGCAGGCAGCATGGATTTGGGCGCAGGGCGAGATCAGCCCGCGAAATGAATGGCGTTGTTTCCGCAAAACTTTCACTTGCGAGGAGACGGACAACCCAGGGACGGCAACGAAGCTGAAGCTGACCGCGGATTCCCGCTACGTGCTGTACGTCAACGGAACGCAGGTAGGACGGGGGCCGGTGCGCGCCTTCCCTTCCAATCTGCCTTATGACGAATACGATATCGGCTATCTGCTGAAACGAGGCGAAGAGAATGTGATCGCGGTCCTCGTGCTGCATTATGGCCTGGCGACGTTCCAATACTTGCGCGGACGCGGCGGATTGCTGCTTCAGGTCGACCGCTGCACGGAAACGAACGACAGCGGCGGGACGAACGACAGCGGCGAAACGACGACGATCGTCAGGACGGATGCTTCCTGGCAGACGGCACCGCACGGCGCTTATGATACCACCTCTCAGCGCATCTCCTGCCAGCTGGCATTCACCGAGCGGTTCGACAGCCGCGTCTGGGACGAGGGCTGGAAGCTGGCCGGCTTCGACGCATCGTCATGGGAACAGGCGGCGATCATCGGAGAGCCGGGCATGGCGCCTTGGACCACCCTTTCGCCGCGGCCGATCCCGTATTTGACCGAAGAGCCGATCTACCCGGCCCGCGTGGAAGAAATGAATTTCGTGAAGCCGGTGCCTTGGAGCGCGGCGTTCGACCTGCGCACGATTCTTGTGCCGGAGAGCGTCAACAACGCCAACCCCGTCACGCTCATCGGCTTCTTGGCCACGGTCGTAACGATGGCGGCCGACGGCGAGCTGACGATCGGCAGCGTCGACAACGGACGCATGCCGCTGCGGGTCAGCCTCGACGGACAATGGTGCCCGGACGAAGCCTATTACGGAGAGTCTCCGCAGCAATTCGTCAAAGTCATTCTTGGTGCCGGCGAACATTTGCTGCTCCTCGATCTGAACCGGGGCATGCATGGACATGCATACCATTTGGGAATCGACAGCGACGTAACGTTCGAGCTGCGTTCGCCGCTTGCGGCGGCTGACGGCGGCTTCGGCGAACGAGCGGGGACTGAAGGCAGCCACGATATGACGGTACCGTTTGCCGCCGTCGGGCCATTCGGCTGGGCGGAACATATCGATCATCAACCGGAGCAGCACGTCGACCGGAACCCGGCCGTCTATGAGGAAATTAAATCCGTTGCTACTTTGCAGCGCCTACTGGCGGATTACCTGGCATGGATACGGCCGATCGAGCCGCAGCTGTATCATACGGCGGATGTCTACAGCCAAACCGCTTGGCGCGTCGTCGATCAACCGCAGCCGATGCCGGCTTCCTTGCAGCGCGCCGTCTTGGCCAGCTCCGATCCCGGCGTCATCCCGCTGCACCCGGAGCTGGACACGGAAATTCTAATCGATTTCGGCCGTGAATTGACCGGCTATCTCGCTTTCGAGCTTGATGCCGGCGAAGGGACGATCGTCGATTTCTACGGCTTCGAATACATGCGCGACGGCTGGCGCCAATATACGTACGAGCTGGACAACACGCTGCGTTATACCTGCCGCGAAGGCCGTCAGTCGTACGTATCTGTAGTCCGCCGCGGCCTGCGCTACTTGGCGGTGACCGTGCGCGGAGCCTCAAGGCCCGTGAAGCTCTACGATGCGAAGCTGCTCCAGAGCAATTTCCCGGTTTCCAATGCAGGCACGTTCCAGTCCAGCAATGCCATGCTGAACGAAATCTGGCGCATCAGCCGCGATACGACGCGGATGTGCATGGAGGATACGTTCGTCGACTGCCCGGCATTCGAGCAGACGTTCTGGGTCGGCGATGCGCGCAACGCGTCGCTCATCAATTACTACGCGTTCGGGTCGACGGAGATCGTCGAACGCATCCTGCGTCTAGTTCCCGAATCGGCATTCCAATCACCGCTTTACGGGGATCAAGTCCCGAGCGGCTGGAGCAGCGTCATTCCGAACTGGACCTTCTTCTGGGTGACGGCTTGCCTCGAGCATTATCACTATACCGGCAATACGGCTTTCGCCCGCGAGATGTGGCCGCATGTCCGCTTCACGCTGGAGCATTACCTGGAGAAAATCGACGATCGCGGTCTCTTCAAATACAAGGGCTGGAATCTGTTAGATTGGGCGGGATTCGAGCAGCCAGGCGACGGCATCGTGGCCCCGCAAAACATGTTCCTCGTGAAGGCGCTGCGCGATGCGGGCCAGCTGGCCGCCGCAGCGGACGACACCGCCGTGCAGGCACGGTTCGAAGCATCGGCGGACGCCCTTCGCGACGCGATCAACGCCAACCTGTGGGACGAAAGCCGTCAAGCTTATCTAGACTGCATCCACGTCGACGGCAGCCCGTCTGCCACGACAAGCATGCAATCGCAGGTCGTTGCCAGCCTTTGCGGCATTCCCGACGAAGCGAGATCCGAAGTGCTGCAGCGTTATATCGTGGAGCCGCCGGCTTCGTTCGTGCAGATCGGCAGCCCTTTCATGTCGTTCTTCTACCACGAAGCGCTGACCCGGCTCGGCCTGCAGGATGTCATGACGAGGGATATCGTGAAGGAATACGGCGCCATGGTCGATAAAGGCGCGACAACAGTATGGGAAGTATATGCCGGCAGCCTGTCGCTCAACGATAACATGCTGACGCGCAGTCACTGCCACGCCTGGTCGGCCGGTCCCGTCTTCTTCCTCGGTTCGGAAGTGCTAGGCGTCCGCGGTATCACGCCGGGCTGGACGAAGGTTCGGATCGCGCCGCATCCGTCGGGACTCCTCTGGGCTCGCGGTTCTGTACCGCTGCCGGGGAGCGGCCGCATCGACGTATCCTGGGAGCTTGATGAAGCTGCGCGGATCGTGAAGATGCGCGTCGTCGCGCCTGCTGCCGTGGAGCTTGATATCATCGCTCCGGACGGATATTCGCTGGAATTAAACCAGGTTGCAATTGGATAA
- a CDS encoding MFS transporter: protein MRAGIGVQWQARRSAAAAPERRLGKDAITALMIHGCFQFGASMSGLFLNLYLWRLTQDLYVNGVYNIINFLITPVAFAIGGLITKRKDRMVTYRLGIMTIALFYLLVIIAQEHVASWYIPFAVFNGIAGGLYWTGYLVLMYDVSTEQNRVRFLAVNMVVFNSAGLIGPALAGFIIQLSGGLQGYIFVFLIAFLMFVTASVISFRIPQLVSHHKAYYLNLMGLVMRKNALFVKGLAAFLILGLFQGIMLFLPNILLFQTVGREDFVGYLGVFFSSLTVGTGYLISRRVGKEPVRKFVLYSSAGIVLGSIFLLYDVSAWTVVVFMIAFSICNPLAVNTLTSYYYGLIGKLPLKGQLRVESVVMRETFLNTGRVISIIMLLGLAGNLTSHWLPIVLTTVAVCQFLLFWLIRE, encoded by the coding sequence ATGAGGGCTGGAATCGGGGTTCAATGGCAAGCAAGGAGATCGGCTGCCGCCGCGCCGGAAAGACGTTTGGGGAAAGATGCGATTACCGCGCTCATGATTCATGGCTGCTTTCAATTCGGGGCTTCCATGTCCGGGCTTTTTCTGAATTTGTATTTATGGCGGCTAACGCAGGATTTGTACGTCAACGGCGTGTACAATATTATCAATTTCTTGATTACCCCGGTCGCGTTCGCGATCGGCGGCTTGATTACGAAGCGCAAGGACCGCATGGTCACCTACCGGCTCGGCATCATGACGATTGCCTTATTTTATCTCCTTGTCATCATTGCGCAGGAACATGTCGCGTCGTGGTATATCCCGTTCGCGGTCTTCAACGGCATCGCCGGCGGCTTGTATTGGACCGGTTATCTCGTGCTCATGTACGACGTATCGACGGAGCAGAATCGGGTACGGTTTCTGGCAGTCAATATGGTCGTCTTCAACTCGGCGGGGTTGATCGGGCCGGCGCTGGCTGGATTCATTATTCAATTGAGCGGCGGCTTGCAGGGATATATCTTCGTGTTTCTGATCGCCTTCCTCATGTTCGTCACGGCATCGGTGATCAGCTTCCGAATTCCGCAGCTTGTCTCGCATCATAAGGCCTATTACTTGAACCTGATGGGACTGGTCATGCGCAAGAACGCGCTCTTCGTCAAAGGGCTTGCCGCCTTTCTCATTCTCGGTTTATTCCAGGGCATCATGCTGTTCCTGCCCAATATCCTGCTCTTCCAAACCGTCGGGCGCGAGGACTTCGTCGGTTATTTAGGCGTGTTCTTCTCCTCGTTGACGGTCGGTACGGGCTACCTCATATCGAGGCGGGTCGGCAAGGAGCCTGTGCGAAAATTCGTCCTGTATTCGTCCGCCGGCATCGTGCTCGGCTCTATATTCCTCCTCTACGACGTCTCGGCGTGGACGGTAGTCGTCTTCATGATCGCGTTCTCCATCTGCAATCCGCTGGCGGTCAATACGCTTACGTCCTATTATTACGGGCTGATCGGCAAATTGCCGCTGAAAGGGCAGCTTCGCGTGGAATCGGTCGTCATGCGCGAAACCTTCCTGAACACGGGCCGGGTCATCTCGATTATCATGCTGCTCGGCTTGGCCGGGAATCTGACGTCCCATTGGCTGCCGATCGTGCTTACGACCGTGGCGGTGTGTCAATTTCTGCTGTTCTGGCTTATCCGGGAATAA
- a CDS encoding Leu/Phe/Val dehydrogenase, whose amino-acid sequence MDVWKEMKRLQVEQVVFCQEELSGLQAIIAIHSTKLGPALGGCRMWVYASEEDAVADAVRLARGMTYKAAVFGLPFGGGKAVVVGNPSTDKSEAKFRALGRFIERLQGRYLTGVDLGTTVRDMDWIRLETAYVTDTTGTIMATNDFTAEMTAYGVYLGMKASADYLLGSGDLNGRTIAVQGLGKVGYFLCGMLRDAGANLIVTDISNALAEKAVKTFHARAVAPDAIYGESCDIFAPCAVGGILNDATIPKLRCTIVAGSANNQLGEEIRHAEELDQHGILYAPDYVVNAGGLIITACELQGLSMPDMKRNVERIYGLLLQIYSQAKQDGITTALAANRLAEAELAKP is encoded by the coding sequence ATGGACGTCTGGAAGGAAATGAAACGTTTGCAGGTGGAACAGGTCGTGTTCTGCCAGGAGGAGCTTTCCGGCCTGCAGGCGATAATCGCCATTCACAGCACGAAGCTTGGGCCGGCGCTCGGCGGCTGCCGGATGTGGGTATACGCTTCGGAAGAGGATGCCGTCGCGGACGCGGTGCGGCTGGCACGCGGCATGACGTACAAAGCAGCGGTCTTCGGACTGCCTTTCGGCGGCGGCAAGGCGGTCGTCGTGGGCAATCCGTCCACGGACAAGAGCGAAGCGAAATTTCGAGCGCTGGGCCGGTTCATCGAGCGGCTGCAGGGGCGTTATCTGACCGGCGTCGATCTGGGCACGACGGTTAGGGATATGGATTGGATCCGTCTGGAGACGGCTTACGTGACGGACACGACGGGCACGATCATGGCGACGAACGATTTTACGGCGGAAATGACGGCGTATGGGGTCTACCTCGGTATGAAGGCTTCGGCGGATTATTTGCTCGGAAGCGGGGATTTGAACGGGCGCACGATTGCGGTGCAGGGGCTTGGCAAGGTCGGCTACTTCTTGTGCGGCATGCTTCGCGACGCGGGCGCGAACCTGATCGTGACGGATATCAGCAACGCGTTGGCGGAGAAGGCGGTGAAGACGTTCCATGCGCGAGCGGTAGCGCCGGATGCGATCTACGGCGAGAGCTGCGATATCTTCGCCCCCTGCGCGGTCGGCGGGATTCTGAACGACGCGACGATCCCGAAGCTTCGCTGCACGATCGTCGCAGGCTCGGCCAACAATCAGCTGGGCGAGGAAATCCGGCATGCAGAGGAATTGGATCAGCACGGTATCCTGTATGCGCCGGATTACGTGGTTAATGCAGGCGGACTCATCATTACGGCCTGCGAGCTGCAGGGACTGTCCATGCCGGATATGAAACGGAACGTGGAGCGGATTTACGGTCTCTTGCTGCAAATATACAGCCAGGCGAAGCAGGATGGGATAACGACTGCGCTCGCGGCGAACAGGCTGGCGGAGGCGGAGCTGGCGAAGCCATGA